From Polynucleobacter ibericus:
CATCCCATGGCTTCATCGGTGCTTTTTCACCCTGACCACGATACGCTGGCATCACAACAAAAAGCAAGAAATACACCTGTGACAAACCAAAACCTAAGGCGCCAATCGAAGCAATCGAATTGAAATCAGCGAACTGAGTTGGGTAGTCAGCATAACGACGTGGCATACCCGCCAAGCCCAAGAAGTGCATTGGGAAGAAAGTGATGTTGAAGAAAATCATGGAAGTCCAGAAATGGATCTTTCCGCGAGTTTCACTAGCCATGTAGCCAGTCCACTTTGGACACCAGTAGTAGAAGCCGGCAAACATCGCAAACAATGAACCTGCAACTAAAACATAGTGGAAGTGCGCTACAACATAGTAAGTATCCTGCAGGCCGATATCAATTGGCGCCATGGCTAGAATCAAACCAGTAAAGCCGCCCATCGTAAATACGAAGATAAAACCAATAGCCCACAACATTGGAGTTTCAAAGGTCATTGAACCTTTCCACATTGTTGCAACCCAGTTAAAAATCTTCACGCCAGTTGGAACAGCAATCAACATGGTTGCGTACATAAAGAATAGTTGCCCAGTTACCGGCATACCAGTTGCAAACATGTGGTGAGCCCAAACGATGAATGACAAGATCGCAATGGATGATGTTGCATAAACCATTGAGCTATAGCCAAACAGGGTTTTTCTGGAGAAGGCTGGAACAATTTCACTCACGATTCCGAACGCTGGAAGAATCATGATGTAAACCTCTGGGTGACCAAAGAACCAGAAAATATGCTGGAACATGATTGGGTCACCACCGCCAACAGCGGAGAAGAATGAAGTACCGAAATGACGATCAGTCAGAACCATCGTAATTGCGCCAGCCAATACAGGCATCACAGCAATCAACAAGTAAGCAGTAATCAACCATGTCCAGCAGAACATTGGCATCTTCATCAATGTCATGCCAGGAGCGCGCATATTCAAAATGGTAACGATGATATTGATCGAGCCCATGATGGAAGAAGCGCCTAATAAATGGAGGGCAAAAATCGCCATATCCATACCAGGGCCCATTTGTGAGGTCAAAGGCGCGTAGATAGTCCAACCACCTGCTGGAGCACCACCAGGAACAAGGAATGAGCTCAATAACAAAGTTGCCGCCACTGGCAGAATCCAGAAGCTAAAGTTGTTCATACGCGCAAATGCCATATCAGATGCGCCAATTTGCAAAGGCACCATCCAGTTAGCAAAACCAACGAAGGCTGGCATGATCGCACCGAACACCATTACCAAACCGTGCATGGTAGTTAGCTGATTGAAGAATTCTGGGCGCAGGAACTGCAAACCAGGCTGGAACAATTCCAAACGAATTCCCAAGGCCATCACACCGCCAGCTAATAAGCTAACGAAAGAGAAGATCAAATACATCGTGCCGATGTCTTTGTGGTTGGTTGCAAACAACCAACGACGCCAACCATGTGGCGTGTGATCGTCATGCGCGTGGTCATGCGCGTGGTCGTGTGCGTGATCGTGGGTAGTAGAGACTGTGCTCATAAATTACTCCGGTTTCGTTTTTATCTGTATTGGTTAATCTGAATTAATTGCCGCCGCGTGCAGTCATAATGTCTTGGGTCTGAATCACTTCGCCCGTCTTATTACCCCATGCGTTACGTGTGTATGTCATTACTGCAGCGATATCGCCGTCAGAAATCACACCAGCCCACTTCGGCATCGCGCCCTTACCATTGATAAGAATGTTGTATTGCGCTGCTTTAGGTCCTAAAACCATCTTGCTGCCATCGAGCGCTGGGAATGCGCCTGCACCTTTACCATTTGGTTGGTGACAAGCCGCGCAATTCGCTGCATATACTTTGGCGCCGCGCTCTTTTTGCTCATCCAAGGTGTAAACCTTAGAAGGATCTTCGCCACCAGCGCCCATTTCTTTCTTCTTCTCTTCTACCCACTTGGTGTAGTCCTCTTGGGAAACTACTCTTACAACGATAGGCATAAATGCATGTTCTGCACCACAGAGCTCAGAACACTGACCACGAAATGTGCCAATCTTGTCTGCTCTAAACCAAGTATCGCGAACAAAACCTGGAATCGCATCTTGCTTAACGCCAAACGCTGGAATAGTCCATGCATGAATGACGTCATTAGCTGTTGTAATCAAACGAATCTTTTTGCCAACAGGCACAACCATCTCGTTGTCCACTTCCATCAAGTAAGTGTTTGATTTAGGTGCCAAGTTATTAATTGCTTCACGGGAAGTAGACAAAGTAGATAAGAAACTAATGCCTTCGCCTTCACCTTTGATGTAGTCGTAGCCCCACTTCCACTGATAACCAGTGGTCTTAATAGTGATGTCAGAGTTAGTTGTATCTTTCATTGCCACAACTGTTTTGGTTGCGGGCAGCGCCATGACAATAACAATGATTAATGGAATCACTGTCCAAATGATTTCCACAGTGGTGCTCTCGTGGAATGAGGCAGATTTGTGACCTAATGATTTACGGTGCTTCAAAATGGAATAGAACATCACTCCAAAAACACCCACAAAAATCAACGCACAAATGACCAACATCATCCAATGCAACCAATGGATCTCTTGCATGATTTTGGTTGCGGCTGGCGCAAAATTTAGCTGATTAACCGCTGGGCCACCGGGCATATTCTCAGCTGCATGAGCAAAAGCAGTACCAAAAGCTACTGCGAAATAGAGCGAAGTCTTAATGACTTTTCCAAATAAATTCATCTTATTCTCTGTTTATTGTCGTGAGCAAAGCGGCCAAAGTGCCACAAAATGCCCAAAAAACGGTCTCAAGCCAATACATCCTGCCGTGATTATAGGGTTATTTAGGCGCAACAACAAACAGGATTAACCCGGCTTGATCCAATCTTGGTCAAGGTTTAAATGATAGTAAGCACTTACACTTAAGCAGAATCTGACCTAGTCTTGCGTCCAATTTGATTTAGATCAATATAGGCAACGTTGTCCTTAGCCTTTGCAAGGTGCTTTCCGATGACCCATGCGTGCCCATAAACCACTTCTAGAGTCAGTTTTTGTGGCAAAACATTCATATTAGGGATCTCGGAAGGGGCTAATTGCATCAATTTCAGAGCGCTGACATCTGCAAGTAATAGCTCTGGCTTCTCATAATCCAACGTCAAATACTCCATGTCCATGACGGGATCGGAAAAACGCTCAGCTAGTAAGGCATCTCCCATATCGTGCATATCCCAAGGGCTTAATAAGTTCTTTAACCTTAATTCCGAAAGCTCCAGAGAACGCAGCTCTTTTCCGGTGTCGGGCCCCAAATAGCTGAAAGCAATTAAACCGCCCTCACGCAATACGCGCCAACACTCTTGTAAAAAAAGCTTAGGATCTGCCAGATCCTGCAATAAAAGATCGCTAAAAACTAAATCAACAGAATTATCTGGAATATCAAATCTTCCAGACGAGGCGTAGCTTGCCAGAGGATGGGTTTTGCCAGTAAAGAGAGAGCGCCAATTACTCATCGCTTTAGCGCGCCACATGTGAAACCCTGAAACACCTGTTTCGGTAATGCTAAAAGTACGTGCATTTGGATAGCGCTTAGCAAGCACATCTAAATGCTTGCCAGCAAAATCTGGGACGATCAAAATGTCCTTTACATCGATCTTAACAATGTCCAATTTTTGCAGCATACGATCTGCAATTTCGTCTTGTAACCATCTGATGGGCTGGGTCATTCGATCAGTATACTCAGCGCCCCATGCGAATTCCAGTGAACATTTTTAAAACGATCTGTGAACATCTTTTGCCCACAGCCTGCGTTATTTGCCAAGAGTTTCAGGCTTGCTCCATTTGCATCAAGTGTCTTGGCCGCTTAAATGATGGGGCGTTATATAACTATCAATGCTGCTACCAATGTGGCGTCGCACTGCACGAGTCAGAATTAACTCAACAACAATGTGGGTCTTGCCAAAGCTTAGCGCCATACTTTGATGAAACCTATTGCCTAGATCGCTACGATGGATTATTGCGACACCCACTTCATGAATTGAAGTATCAAAAACGCATTGCATTCGCCAATGCTCTTGGCAATACATGGAACTTACTTCTCCAAAAAAATCTGGCAGATATTTCCGCAGATTACCTACTCCCCGTCCCACTAAGTAATCAAAAATTAGCGCTACGTGGTTTTAATCAAAGTTGGGAAATTGCAAAACGCGTTCGCTGTGAAAAACAGATTCAAAAATCACCTTACATCATTCATCGACACCATTATTCGCAGCACCAAGCGGGAAGCTCTTTGGGTAATCGCTACCTCGCGATTCAGGGGATGTTTTACGTAGAAGAAAATTATATTAACGCGCTCCAAAATAAGACTGTGATCGTATTTGATGATGTCATGACTAGCGGAGCAACTCTTAATGAAATTGCACGCGTTCTGAAGGACAATGGAGTATCTCGCGTAATCAATTGGGTACTCCTCAGGGCTGCGCGGCCAACCTAAAGAGTGTCACATGTTTAATATTGTTTTATTCGAACCAGAAATTCCGCCCAATACCGGTAACATCATTCGCTTGTGCGCCAATACCGGGGCAAGACTCCATCTCATTGAGCCACTCGGATTTCCAATGGAGGATGCGAAGTTGCGCAGAGCGGGCCTTGACTATCACGAGTTCGCCAAAGTAAAGGTGCATAAAAATTGGGCGCAGTTTTTAAAGGATGAGCAACCAAAACCTGAGCATCTTTTCGCTTTAACTACCAAAGGCTCAGGAAAGTTTCATGAAGGTAAATATTCACCAAATGACTACTTTGTGTTTGGCTCAGAAACCAAAGGGATTACAGATGAAGTAAGGGACTCCATTCCTAGTGCTAATCGTATGCGTCTAGCAATGCAAGATAGCAGTCGTAGCCTGAACTTGTCGAATACTGTAGCAATTGTGGTTTACGAGGCATGGCGTCAAAATGGTCTTACTGGCGGTCAGTAAGCAACTAATGGAAGTAATTACAACTCGATTTTAGGATCTCGTCCCATCAGCTTTTTAACAGCGTCATGTGGCTGAAGCTTTCCAGAGAGAACCTCTCCCATCATGGCGGTAATAGGCATCTCAACACCTAAACGTTTTGCTAAATCTCCGACAGCAGCTGCACAAAGTACTCCCTCGGCAACATGACCAAGACTCGCCAAAATCTCCGCCAATGATTTACCAGCGGCAAGTTCAAGACCCACGCGACGATTGCGTGACAAATCACCAGTGGCAGTCAAAATTAAATCACCAACCCCGGTTAAACCCATGCAAGTTTCAGATTTGCCGCCAGCAGCCTTCACAAGGCGCATCATTTCAGCCAAACCGCGCGTGAGGACTGCAGCACGCGCATTAAGCCCCAAATCAAGACCATCGCCAATGCCTGCCGCTATAGCTAGAACATTCTTAACAGCGCCGCCTAATTCAACTCCAACCAAATCATCGCTTGAGTAAACACGCATATTGCCGTGATGAAAAGCTGCTTGAACTACCTCACAAAGCTTTGTAGATTTACTAGCAATTGTTAAAGCACACGGCATGCCAGCACCAACCTCGCGGGCAAAGCTTGGGCCAGATAGAGCGCCATACGAATGCAATATTCCGCGGGAATGGATCTTGCTCTCACGCTCCACTACTTGATGCGGTAATAAAGCGGTAATAGGCTCTAGACCCTTGCATAACCAAATAATGTTAAGTGGGTGCTCTGCAGCCTCTAATACCTGAGCAATAGTTTCAGAAAGCCCCGCCATCGGCGTAGCAATAACCAACAAGTCATTACTAGAAAGTCTTTTAATCGCTGTAGAAAAACTTTCCTCATACTTCAATCCCTCAGGCAATTTGATACCCGAAAGATAAGCGTGGTTTTCACCACTGCCTTGAATATTTTCTAGCTGCTCTTTACTGCGCGACCATAAACAAACATCGCCTTCCTGAAGATGGCGAGCGGCTTGTGCAGCCATCGCCGTTCCCCAGGCGCCAGCACCAAGCAGTGTCACTTTCATGATCTGTGGGCTCGCTCTTAAAAAGTTTAATGAGGCAGAATAATTTTGCCCTCATCAGCAGAGCTCTCATCTTTTGTAGCTGCAGCTTGCTGAGCCTGCATCAAGCGATGCTCATACATGGCGTGGAAATTAATCTCATTCAAATGAATTGGCTGGAAACCGGCACGACTAATAGTATCGGCAATGTTAGAGCGTAAGTAAGGATACAAAATCGAAGGGCATGTAATGCCAAGCATTGGGTCAATTTGCTCAACAGGAATATTGCTGAACTCAAAAATACCAGCTTGTTTTGCTTCTACTAAAAACAATACTTTGCCATCAACTTTTGCAGTCACTGTAGAACTAAGAGACACCTCAAAAATCTCGTTGCTGATAGGGGCAACCAAAATATCAACCTCTACCTCGATCTGGGGATCAGCCTGAACCAATAAAATTTGCGGCGAATTTGGCTGCTCAAGCGATAAATCTTTTAGATATACACGCTGAATACGAAATGAAGGCTCTTTTGAGTCAGCTACATCTTTAGGTGCGGAAGATTGTTCAGTCATTACTAACTTTCTTTATGTATAAATATATCAAGAACTAAGCCAACAAAGGATCGAGCTTTCCAGCGCGATCCAATGCCACTAAATCGTCATAGCCGCCAACATGAGTATCCCCAATATAAATCTGAGGAACGGTGCGACGACCCGTACGAGTCATCATCGCTTCACGCTGTGATGGGTCACGATCAATCAAAATCTTTTCTAAATTAGCAACGCCTTTTTTGAGCAATAGCTTTTCAGCCATGACGCAATATGGACAAACCTGAGTGCTATACATCGTTACTGGCGGCATTGATTTCTCCTTACTTCACTAAAGGCAGGGCTGCCTCTTTCCAGGCCTGAACGCCACCATCCAACGCACCAACTTCAGCAAAGCCAAGTTTTTGAGCTTCGGCAACCAGTTTGCGAGATTGGGCGCCTGTTTCGCAAACTAGTACTAAAGGATTCTTACGATCTAGCTTTAGCTTTTCAATGGCAGCGGTTAAATCCGCAACATTAGCGAATTTGGCACCTGGCAAATGTCCTGCTTTAAAAGCCTCTTCTGAACGCACATCCAGAACATGTGCTTTACGCCGATTAATCCAAATCGTCGCTTCAGTAGGCGACAAGCCTTTTCCGCCAATAAGCGTAGATAATGTGGGTAGGAAAAGCGCTGCGCCCGAAACCAAAAGGAGGGCAATAAGCGCTAAATTATCAATTTGCGTGAGAAAGTTCATCACCGGATTATAGAATGGCTCTATGAAACAACTTGTCCTTATTCGTCATGGCGAATCCGCCTGGAACCTTGAAAACCGCTTCACTGGCTGGGCGGACGTTGACTTAACCCCCAAAGGGGCAGAACAAGCCCTTGCGGCAGGTGAAAACCTGCGTAAAGCGGGCTACGAATTCGATATCGCCTATACCTCTGTTTTAAGGCGCGCTATTCGTACTTTATGGCATGTCCAAGACACGATGGATTTAATGTGGCTTCCTGTAGTTCATAGTTGGCGTCTCAATGAGCGTCACTATGGTGCCCTCACTGGACTCAATAAAGCAGAAACTGCAACAAAGTACGGTGACGAACAAGTTCACATTTGGCGTCGCTCCTACGATGTACGCCCACCTTTGCTAGAAAACGATGATGAGCGTAATCCCAAAAAAGATCCGCGCTATTCGAAGCTTAGTCCTTCTGATATTCCATTGGGCGAGTGCTTAAAAGATAACGTTGAGCGCGTGCTACCACTCTGGAATGAATCTATTGCACCCGCACTTAAAGCTGGTAAACGAGTTCTCTTGGTGGCGCATGGTAATAGCATTCGCTCATTAATTAAGTATCTTGATCAAATGTCTGATGAGGCCATCATGGAAGTCAATGTGCCCAATGGTGTGCCCCTTGTTTATGAATTAGATGACAACCTAAAACCTATTCAACACTTTTATTTGGATTAAATCAAAAGAGATATGCGCCAATTTCTAAAGAACTTTGCCCTCATAGCTGTTGGTCTTATCGCTGGTGTGGCAGCCACGATTCAGCTCTCCGCCACTGCCCAACAAGGCTCGCAGCTGCCTCTAGATGAACTGCGCACGCTTTCTAATGTCTTTGCGCAAATTAAGCGCGAATATGTTGAGCCAATTGAAGACAAGCAATTATTGACAGACGCTGTCAAAGGAATGGTGAGCAGTCTTGATCCACACTCCACCTTCTTGGATAAAAAAGATTTTTCAGAAATGCAAGAGCAAACCTCTGGAAAATTTGCAGGTCTCGGAATTGAAATCACCTCTGAAGATGGCGTAGTGAAAGTATTGAATCCGATTGAAGATAGCCCTGCGGCACGAGCTGGTTTGCAAGCAGGTGATTTAATTACTCGCCTGGATGACAAACCAGTGCGTGGTATGTCTTTAGATAAAGCAGTGCGCACAATGCGTGGCGCCCCTGGTACCAAAATTACTTTGACGGTATTTCGTAAGAGTGAAGAACGTAGTTTTCCAGTCACCATTACTCGCGCAGAAATTAAAGTTCAGTCAGTCAAAACCAAGATTCTCGATAACGATATTGCTTGGGTGCGAATTACAAGCTTTCAAGAACGCACTGTTCCTGACCTTGCTAAAAAATTGACTGATATTGCCAATCAAGATCCGAAGCTCAAAGGTGTCATCTTGGATCTCCGCAACAATGGTGGTGGCCTCCTCCAAGGTGCTGTAGGCGTAGCTGCCGCTTTTTTACCCGCTGATGCCATTATTGTCTCAACTAAAGGGCAATCGCCGGACTCAAAACAGGTATTTAATGCGACTCCGGCAATGTACCGCTTAAGCGAGCCTGGCGACCCCTTAGCCGGCGTTCCAGCCATGTTTAAGAAATTACCGATGGTGGTTTTGGTAAACGCCTATTCAGCCTCAGCTTCTGAGATTGTGGCTGGCGCACTTCAAGACTACAAACGCGCAACTATTATTGGAAAAACAACCTTTGGTAAAGGCTCTGTACAAACTGTACGCCCTCTAACCAATGACTCAGCACTCAAGATCACTACCGCCTACTACTACACTCCAAGCGGTAAATCGATCCAAGCCTATGGTGTGAAACCAGATATTCCAGTGGATCAAAACAAAGATGGCGATCCAGATGATGTCTTGATTACTCGCGAGATTGATAGTGAAAAACATCTACGTAATAAACAATCTGCTGAAGATAAGTTAATTAAAGATCGTGAGCAACGTCGCCTCGAAGAGTTACAGCGGATTGAGGAAAAGAATGCCAAGAAGACCCCCGAGGAAAAAGAGAAAGAAAAAAATAAGAAGCCAACTGAACTCGGTAGCGCAGATGACTTCATGCTTTCTCAAGCGGTGGCCTTTATTAATGGTCAGCCAGTAAAACGCTCTTCATCCAAACTCGAATAATCTTTAAAGCTCTACGGCCAGCAAATGAATGATGAGCAGTTACTTCGATACTCCAGGCATTTACTGCTGGAAGAAATTGATGTTGTTGGCCAAGAAAAGCTTCTTAACTCACACGTATTAGTCGTTGGTGCCGGTGGGCTAGGTAGCGCTGCCGCACCCTACCTAGCAGCCGCAGGTGTCGGTCACATTACCTTAGTAGATCACGATGATGTTGAACTCACCAATTTGCAACGACAAATCATGCATGCTGAAAGTAGTGTTGGTAAAAGCAAAGTAGCATCCGGAAAAGAGTTTTTACAACGCCTTAACTCAAGCATTCAAATTGAGACTATTCAAACTAAAGTAACCGCTTCATTATTAGATGAATTACTCCCGAGTGTTGATGTTGTTTTAGATTGCACGGATAATTTTTTAACTAGGCACCTCATTAATGCTGCGTGCGTTAAAAATCACATTCCATTAGTTTCGGGTTCGGCTCTCAAGTTTGATGGCCAAGTTAGCGTCTTTGATCCTCGCAACCCTAACTCCCCCTGTTATGCCTGCATCTTTTCTCCGGATGAGCAATTTGAAGAAGTCAGTTGCTCCAGTATGGGCGTCTTCTCGCCCTTGGTCGGGATTATTGGAGCCATGCAAGCAGCTCAAGCTTTACAAGTATTAATTGGTTTTGGAGAATCTTTGGTGGGTCGTATGCTGCTTTGGAATGGGCGCACTACCCAAATCGATGAAATCCGTATTAGCCGTAATTCCGAGTGCTCGGTATGCGGCAAAGCGCACTAAGCAGTTAAGACAGCAATCGCTCTAAAGCTTTTGCCTGCTCTTCAGGCTCATACGCCCTTAAGACCCTAGCTACACGGGCCTTTAATAGGCCTACATTGGCCTTTAAAATCTCTCGCTTTACAAGCAACAGCTGACTAAAGTGCATCGAGAAATCTGTCAAGCCCAGGGCAAGCAATAACTTGGTTAACGCGGGATCGCCCGCCATCTCACCACAAACAGCAACAGGCACATTTGCACGTTTGGCTTGATCAATAATATTTGCCAACAAACTCAAGATAGCTGGGTGCAAAGGGTCGTATAAATGTGCCACCGCATGATCTGCCCGATCAATTGCTAGTGTGTACTGAATTAAATCATTAGTACCAATGGAAAGAAAATCAAATCGATTGATAAATAAAGGGAGTACCAAAGCGGCAGCCGGAATTTCAATCATGGCACCAACTTGAATATTGGGATTAAATGCTTTGCCCCTTTGATGCAATTGTTGCTTGGCTTTTTCAATCAGCCTAAATGTTTCATCGATTTCTTTTGCATGAGCCAACATCGGAATCATGATGCGTGCCTGGCCATGTGCTGATGCACGTAGTATCGCCCTGAGCTGCGTTAAAAAGATTTCAGGCTCTGTTAAAGACCAGCGAATTGCACGCAAACCCAGCGGGGATGTACCTGTTTGCGAAACATCGCCACTACCACCCAGCGCTTTATCTGCGCCCACATCAATCGTTCTGATATTGACAGGCAAGCCATGCATCAAATCCACTACACGACGATATTCTTGATATTGCTGCTCTTCATCTGGCAAAGCCTGCTTACGATCCATGAATAAAAATTCAGAGCGAAATAGGCCAACACCTACCGCACCTAACTTAACTGCCTGAATAGCATCTTCCGGCAATTCAATATTGGCTAGAAGCTCAATCTCAACGCGGTCAGCTGTCTCAGTTTTTGCATGCTTTAACTGCTGAAGCTTACGTGCCTCTTTTAAAACTTGTGTTTGCAGTTTGCGGTATTCAGCTAGCAGCTGCTCATCAGGAGCAACTACTACAACCCCTCGATCTCCATCCAATACCAACCAATCACCATGACGAATCATTTCGCTTGCGTGACGTACGCCAACTACCGCAGGAATCTCCATACTGCGAGCCACAATGGCGGTATGGGAGGTCTTGCCGCCAAGATCGGTTACGAAACCAGTAAATGCGTGCTCCTTGAAGCGCAGCATGTCGTGCGGGGCAATATCATGAGCGACAATAATCGACTCAACACCAATATCACTCGTAGGTAAAAAATCAGAATCGTTTAACGGGGCTTTTTTCTGCGCATTTAAGGCCTTAATGACGCGCTCAGCAACCTGGCGAATATCATTGGCACGCTCTTTTAAATAAGCATCCTCAATATCTGCAAATTGTTCTAAAAGATCATTCAGTTCGGTGGTTAAGGCCCAAGCTGCGTTTAGTCGTTGCGTACGAATTAATTTAATGGGTTTTTCAGCTAAAGCGGGGTCAGCCAATATCATGCCGTGCACATCCAAGAATGCCGCCATTTCTTGTGGGGCATCTTTTGGTAGCCCTTGGCGTAGGTGCTCAAGCTCTAAACGAACCTGATCAAATGCATCCAATAACTTTTGAGCCTCAGCCTCTTCTTTACCAGCTTCAACCAA
This genomic window contains:
- the ptsP gene encoding phosphoenolpyruvate--protein phosphotransferase → MTFALHGIPVSKGIAIGKAVLISRAALEVSHYLVEAGKEEAEAQKLLDAFDQVRLELEHLRQGLPKDAPQEMAAFLDVHGMILADPALAEKPIKLIRTQRLNAAWALTTELNDLLEQFADIEDAYLKERANDIRQVAERVIKALNAQKKAPLNDSDFLPTSDIGVESIIVAHDIAPHDMLRFKEHAFTGFVTDLGGKTSHTAIVARSMEIPAVVGVRHASEMIRHGDWLVLDGDRGVVVVAPDEQLLAEYRKLQTQVLKEARKLQQLKHAKTETADRVEIELLANIELPEDAIQAVKLGAVGVGLFRSEFLFMDRKQALPDEEQQYQEYRRVVDLMHGLPVNIRTIDVGADKALGGSGDVSQTGTSPLGLRAIRWSLTEPEIFLTQLRAILRASAHGQARIMIPMLAHAKEIDETFRLIEKAKQQLHQRGKAFNPNIQVGAMIEIPAAALVLPLFINRFDFLSIGTNDLIQYTLAIDRADHAVAHLYDPLHPAILSLLANIIDQAKRANVPVAVCGEMAGDPALTKLLLALGLTDFSMHFSQLLLVKREILKANVGLLKARVARVLRAYEPEEQAKALERLLS